A window of Ignavibacteriales bacterium genomic DNA:
CAGCAGGACTTCGCTTGATTCCACCAAAGGTATCCTGCAGATCGACCGCCAGGTGTACGGCGATCCTCCCAATATCAACGCGAATTTTCAGAAAGGGGGGGGTGACGGTAGAACCCACTTCCTTCTCTGTGACATACAGGACGGATGGGAGGGGACAGGGAGTTACGTAGCAGGATACTTCTACTCAGTAGACGTGGACCCAAACAGCGGCGCGGTCAACACCAGCAACAAGCGCGACATGTTGTATATCGATTCATACCCCGGCATTTTCTACAACGGAAATCGCCGCACGAGCACGGCTCTTTCCACGCTTGCTCACGAATTTCAGCACCTCATTCACTGGAATTATGATCCTTCGGAATTCACGTTCTTCAACGAAGGGCTTTCGGAGTATGCCGAATATCTGAGCGGATTTCCGTTCCGCAGCGCGTCCGGATACTTCGGCAACACCAATCTCATGCTGACGGGCTGGAACAGTACCGTGGAGGACTACAGCCGTGCCGCACTCTGGACCCGGTTCGTCGCCGACCAATTTGGAATCTCGTTCCTTAAGAAACTCGTCCAGAATCCGGGCCATGGCACTTCGGCGTTCGATCAGTCCCTCGTTCAGTCCGGCTACGCGACGTCATTCAGCACGACGGCTTTGAATTTCTTTGCGGCTAACTGGTTGGGCACAGCCGGAGCCGACCCGGCCACCCGGTACTCATCAGCGCTGGGTGTGAGGCCGGTCCTGAGGGCCGACTACGTGGACCCAAATGTGCAGCGGACTGATACGCTCCAGCAACTGGGAGTGCAGTACATCTCTTTCGCTGGCGCGAAGAATTTCCGGGCAACGTTCGCCGTTCCTTCGGGAGTTTCTGTTCGAGCGATCGAATCAGGCCCGTCCTCAGTGCGGGTGAGAGACGTCGCGAGCGGAGTGGAGTTCACATCTCCCGAGCTGGGGACGCTGTTCACTTCTGTCGTGTTTGTGGTGGCCGACTTGCAGCCGGTCTTGATCACAACGTACTCATTTTCTGCGACGGGAGAGTTGACACGCTTCATCGCCGAGGAATCGTATGACAGCGGCGCGCCTCATCCCTTCTCCCAGGGATTTTCCCCGTATCTCGGGTTCGGAAATAACTCCGCCACGCAGGGCATGGCGGTCCGCTTTCAGCCGTCAGCCGGGGGAAACATCCTGCGCAAGGCGAGAATGATGGTAGCGTTCAATCAGGAGTTCAGCAACGGGACGGCACTTCCGAGCGACAGTAAGAACTTTGTTTTCCACGTCTGGGGGGACCGGAACGGCCGGCCGGGCACGGATCTCATTCAACCGTTTCTTGTGAGTGTGAACAGAGACCTCTATCCTTTCGGATCGTTCGCCGAGATCGATCTCTCAGCGTACGAAAGATCATTGACGAATCTGAAAGGGCCGGTCTATCTGGGGTTCATGGAGGATGCGGGCGACTCGGTCGGCACATACCTCGCGGTTGACAATTTCACGCAGGGGGATTACTCCTATGTCTACCGCGGCCCGAAGTATACGAGGATTCCAAATACTTGGGAAACGATGACGGAAGTGAGTGCTGTCAACAGTCATCAACTCGACGGTTTCAACGTCATGATCCGTGCCGTTTTCGAATATAGTGATTCAAGCGCCCCGCCGCCGCTCGCGGTCGGGTACCTTCAAAACCCGCTTCTCAGCGAGTACATCGATGTCGTCGCAGCGAGTTCTTCCGACCTCAGGATCTCGAGTTTGAGCGGCTCTGTGACGCAATTGACCGGCACATCGATCTTGAAATTCTCCGCCGTACCCGGAACATCGAAGGTCTTTCTCGACAGCACGCAGCAACTCAAAGGCAGCGGCCCGGTCTCGATCAGGGTGCGGGGAGCGAGGAAATACGGTGTATTCTTTTCCGACACAACGGTCACCTTCAATGCCAGATTGTTGAGGGCCGATGAGACCGCGACGATTTCGACACCCGGGGGTTCGCTCACTGTATCATTTGATGCGGGTTCGGTTGGCTCATCCGTCTACGTGACGGCTTGTGATGGAGCCGGTGATCCCGGTTTTGCTCTATCAACTGCCAGATCATCTTCGGGTCTCTTCTCAGTGGGCCCTCCAGATATGGGACTCCTGCACCCATCAGCCGTCCGGATTTCGGGTGTTCAAACTGATGAATTGTCAACGATTGCCCAATATCGCAACGGGAAATGGCTCGCGGTTCCATCTGTGCTGGACAAATCCACCGGGGCGTTGTCGGCCTCATTATCCCGGCTCGGTGTTCTTACTGTGATGAAGAAAGGGGAGGTGGATGGTCAGGTTGAAGACCTTCCTGGCCGGTTCGCTCTGGATCAGAACTATCCGAACCCGTTCAATCCGACAACAGCGATCAGTTATCAGCTGTCAGCCGTCAGCTCCGTGGCGCTGAAAGTGTATGATGTGCTTGGAAGAGAAGTCATGACCCTTGTCAATGGGGTCCAGGCACCTGGAAGCCACTCGGTGGGATGGGATGGCAGAGACAGCAGGGGTGAGGCGGTCTCGTCGGGAGTTTACCTTTACCAATTGCGTGCCGGAGGTTCGGCGATGACCAGGAAGATGGTCTTGTTGCGATAGTCCCCGGCCGTGCGTTGGTTGCGGTTGCTGGGTATATGAACTCGTGTGGCAAAACATTTTGGAAACTTGGGAAAAAGGGTATATTCCTTTCAGCCATGAGAATCCTGAACTCCATAGCGGCAATTCTCTCGGTCATTGTGCTGGTTTCGTGCAGCAGCCGAGAGGCGAAAAAACATGAAACTCAGGCTGAACAGTATGAATCTCTTGCCCTGCAGAAGTATGGTAAGGTAGCAGATCTCATACGCAATACGTCGGGGACCGCAGTGCTGTGCGTGAAGAGTTCAAAACCGACACAGCTTCAACCGCAGCGGCAGATTGCCTTCTTTGTCTATGATATCGCGGCCAGAACCGTATTGTTCGAAGACAATCTGCCCAATGGTTCGGTCAGCTGGATGGACGACGTTTCGGTGGTCGTCAATGTGTTTCCCGGAACGGTAAAAGACGATGACAAAACACCGGCTGCACGGCAGGGTTATATCTTCGATCTTCGCAGCAGGAAAACCAGAGATCTCGAAAGCGTCAATGTCAGGTGACTATCACAGGGGAGGCTTTTTCATGAAACGCACACTGTTACACTTTTGCATGTCCTTGGCAGTCTGCGCGATGTTTTTCGCGCTCTCGCAGCGTCCGGCACTTCAAAAGTTCTCCATCACTGAAGACTTGCCGCGCCCCGTCGTCGTGCGCGATCCAGATGTTCATGAAGGAAAGGCGGATGAGGCCGATGCTCCGGAAGAATTCGAGCGCTACGAAAGAGATATCCGCACGCGGGATGGCGAAGCAGGGCCGGCATACTCCCCCAACTACAAGATTCTGGAGGTGCAGAAAGCAGTTGAACGGAAAGCAGCTTCTCTGAACAAGGTCGCGGCACTTCCCTGGTCCGAGGTGGGACCGGGAAATGTCGGGGGAAGGACGCGCGGAATGATCGTCGATCCTGACGATGCGACGAAGAACACGTGGTTTGCCGGATCGGTCGGAGGCGGTATCTGGAAGACGACGAATGCAGGTTCGACGTGGACTAACAAGACGCCCGGACTCCCCAATCTTGCAACAGTCACGCTCGCGATGGCGGCCTCCAATCATCTGGTTATCTATGCAGGGACTGGTGAAGGATTCGGCAACACCGACGCCATCCGCGGTGACGGCATCTGGAAGAGTACAAATCGCGGCGAAACCTGGACACAGCTCGCCAGCACTGCGTCGAACACAGATTTCTCGTATGTCAATCGTGTCATCGTAGATCCCGCAAACGCCAATGTCGTGTTCGCGGCAACCAATACAGGAATCTTCAGGTCCACGGATGGCGGTTCCACGTGGACTGCTGTCTACTCGAGTGGAGGGAACGGCGGGTCATTCAGGATCCAACAGATTATCGCGAATCCCCAGAACTTTAACACATTGTATGCAACGCGCAATTCAAACGGTGTCCTGAAGTCCCGGGACCGCGGGTTGACATGGTCCGCATCCTCTACAGGTGTCGGATCTGGCGCCCGAGGCGAGCTTGATATCTCTCCAGCCGATACCGCGCGCCTGTTTCTTGCCGTGGAAACCAGCAGCACAGTTTCAGATCTCTATGTATCGGATGATGCGGGCACATCATGGGCAAAGGCAGCGCACAACAGCGGAACTCCGCCAAACTGGTTGAATGGACAGGGGTGGTACGACAACGCGGTCGCAGCTCATCCATATGACCGGGATATCTGCTACGTCGGTGGTCTTGATATCTACAAGGTGCAGATTACTGCCGGAACCTCACAGACACCGGGTGTACTGGACGTGACGCAAAACGGGACATCATCGTTTCTCAGTTTTGTGAACTGGGGAGGGCCATATGCCGGGGGCGGAATTGGAACCGGGAAGGACTTCTACGGTACCACCAGCGCGCCGGTAAGCCTCGCTGATTCGGAGTACACATCGATCGAGATCCGATTCGGTCCGGGCCTGAGCCAGAAGGCCCATAGGTTTGTTTCCGGAGCGAGTTTCCAGTACCCGTATCTCGACTATGTGACCGTTCCATTCCAGGTTTGGGATGTCACGCGCAACCGGCAATTGATGGCGTCGTGGAGGGATACCGATACCTCCGGTGTCTACAAACTCATCCCGTATGATGCTGCGAACCCCCAGCGTGAGTACATTTTTGTTCACGCTGTCCCGTATGATCCGTTGGTCCCGAACGGGAGCATAGCCATCACGGGGGGCGAACGATACAAGAACATTTACGCCTTGTGGCCCGTTTTGACGACGGGGGGGACCTGGACCGCGAGCAACCTTCCAACGTCCAATGTCCGCATTAACTATGGATTGATCGTGGGCAGAACCAGAACAACGGCGCGCATGACGAACTGGGTCCAAAACCAGTCGCAGCCGTACGTCCACGCGGACCACCACAACATTACCATCATTCCGCTTAATCAGTCCACACAGAGTTTTCGCATGCTCAACGGGAGCGATGGCGGAGTTGGCATCTCTGACAACAGCGGAACGTCGTTCGCAAACCCAAACCTTGGGTACAACACGAGCCAGTTCTACGGAGTCGACAAGAAGCCGGGAGAAAGTCAATACATCGGCGGGACTCAGGACAACGGCACGTGGCTTTCGCCTGCTGCGCCGACTGCCACATCGTCCTGGACAGCTGTGATCGGCGGAGACGGTTTTGCGAGCATCTGGAACTACAAAGACCCCAGCAAGATCATTGGAACGTTGTACTACAACGACATACGCAGATCCACAAACGGCGGCACGTCCTTTTCCTCAGCTACGGGCGATCTCACGGATGTCGGGAGCGGCCTCGGTCCGTTTATCACGCAAGTCGGGAAATCCAACAGCGATCCCGACATGTTGTTCGTAGTCGGCAGCACTGGTGTCTGGAGGTCGGATAACTTTGCCGACAACTGGACACAGTTCACCATCGCGTCTGCAAACTGGGGTTTTGGAACGGGCGCAAACGCCGAGATCTCCGTCGCTGATCCCCAGGTTGTGTGGGCCGGCATCCGAATGTCGAACGGCGGCACCACTGGAAAAATCCATGTTTCGACGAACGGTGGTGTGACCTTCTCGCCGACAACAAACTATGCCAGTGCAACGCTCGGCCGTCTCTCGGGCCTCGCCACGCATCCCAAAGATTCCAGGACGGCGTTCGCCCTCTTCTCATTTGCCAAGGGTCCGAAAGTCTTACGGACGACCGATCTCGGACAGTCGTGGCAGGATATTTCAGGGTTCGGATCCGGGACCGCGAGCACCAACGGATTCCCGGAT
This region includes:
- a CDS encoding T9SS type A sorting domain-containing protein — protein: MLNWSRFHRAVTWTFLALSAWAHSAFAQDLIPMENGSHAICASPAVNDPRLIREAWANTRLQHPGLIESMQQRGLQKGTVDLRAGDQNLFWVYSIKNRVFDTVRAELKTIGTISYVWVALAEWNNGHVTSTEVDAVSSALERSTSRTSLDSTKGILQIDRQVYGDPPNINANFQKGGGDGRTHFLLCDIQDGWEGTGSYVAGYFYSVDVDPNSGAVNTSNKRDMLYIDSYPGIFYNGNRRTSTALSTLAHEFQHLIHWNYDPSEFTFFNEGLSEYAEYLSGFPFRSASGYFGNTNLMLTGWNSTVEDYSRAALWTRFVADQFGISFLKKLVQNPGHGTSAFDQSLVQSGYATSFSTTALNFFAANWLGTAGADPATRYSSALGVRPVLRADYVDPNVQRTDTLQQLGVQYISFAGAKNFRATFAVPSGVSVRAIESGPSSVRVRDVASGVEFTSPELGTLFTSVVFVVADLQPVLITTYSFSATGELTRFIAEESYDSGAPHPFSQGFSPYLGFGNNSATQGMAVRFQPSAGGNILRKARMMVAFNQEFSNGTALPSDSKNFVFHVWGDRNGRPGTDLIQPFLVSVNRDLYPFGSFAEIDLSAYERSLTNLKGPVYLGFMEDAGDSVGTYLAVDNFTQGDYSYVYRGPKYTRIPNTWETMTEVSAVNSHQLDGFNVMIRAVFEYSDSSAPPPLAVGYLQNPLLSEYIDVVAASSSDLRISSLSGSVTQLTGTSILKFSAVPGTSKVFLDSTQQLKGSGPVSIRVRGARKYGVFFSDTTVTFNARLLRADETATISTPGGSLTVSFDAGSVGSSVYVTACDGAGDPGFALSTARSSSGLFSVGPPDMGLLHPSAVRISGVQTDELSTIAQYRNGKWLAVPSVLDKSTGALSASLSRLGVLTVMKKGEVDGQVEDLPGRFALDQNYPNPFNPTTAISYQLSAVSSVALKVYDVLGREVMTLVNGVQAPGSHSVGWDGRDSRGEAVSSGVYLYQLRAGGSAMTRKMVLLR
- a CDS encoding T9SS type A sorting domain-containing protein produces the protein MKRTLLHFCMSLAVCAMFFALSQRPALQKFSITEDLPRPVVVRDPDVHEGKADEADAPEEFERYERDIRTRDGEAGPAYSPNYKILEVQKAVERKAASLNKVAALPWSEVGPGNVGGRTRGMIVDPDDATKNTWFAGSVGGGIWKTTNAGSTWTNKTPGLPNLATVTLAMAASNHLVIYAGTGEGFGNTDAIRGDGIWKSTNRGETWTQLASTASNTDFSYVNRVIVDPANANVVFAATNTGIFRSTDGGSTWTAVYSSGGNGGSFRIQQIIANPQNFNTLYATRNSNGVLKSRDRGLTWSASSTGVGSGARGELDISPADTARLFLAVETSSTVSDLYVSDDAGTSWAKAAHNSGTPPNWLNGQGWYDNAVAAHPYDRDICYVGGLDIYKVQITAGTSQTPGVLDVTQNGTSSFLSFVNWGGPYAGGGIGTGKDFYGTTSAPVSLADSEYTSIEIRFGPGLSQKAHRFVSGASFQYPYLDYVTVPFQVWDVTRNRQLMASWRDTDTSGVYKLIPYDAANPQREYIFVHAVPYDPLVPNGSIAITGGERYKNIYALWPVLTTGGTWTASNLPTSNVRINYGLIVGRTRTTARMTNWVQNQSQPYVHADHHNITIIPLNQSTQSFRMLNGSDGGVGISDNSGTSFANPNLGYNTSQFYGVDKKPGESQYIGGTQDNGTWLSPAAPTATSSWTAVIGGDGFASIWNYKDPSKIIGTLYYNDIRRSTNGGTSFSSATGDLTDVGSGLGPFITQVGKSNSDPDMLFVVGSTGVWRSDNFADNWTQFTIASANWGFGTGANAEISVADPQVVWAGIRMSNGGTTGKIHVSTNGGVTFSPTTNYASATLGRLSGLATHPKDSRTAFALFSFAKGPKVLRTTDLGQSWQDISGFGSGTASTNGFPDVATYSLLVMPHNPNEIWAGTEIGLFISTNNGVSWTYSNDVLPAVAIWQMRVVDDEIVVATHGRGIWSVKIPALLTAPPPTVTLSPRLNKPAQGPDGGLGINISLRSGYDSTQVFVKGAKYLTLASNASAKDTIVRFQVAKAESLTMSVTSFKAGKPYVTPVRGTNVILAQAPRTSYVDNFNAATSNFALSGMTRQRPSGFADSAYGSPHNYSSNRNYTLTLTIPITVQPTNAFLRFDEVVLVEPGEPGSLYGSTAFYDYCVVEATKDGATWIPIEDGYDSRREADWLSAWNAKTAGTPSLMKKHVMNLLGRFSPGDVVFIRFRMYSDPGTTGWGWLIDNLEIQGSLVSVEHDKQFTPASFALAQNYPNPFNPSTTIRFDVPVQARVTLTIYDALGRRVKTLVDRQLNPGTYSEQWNAVAFSSGVYYCRMDAKESAQGSNRQFSATTRLVLVK